Proteins encoded within one genomic window of Amycolatopsis sp. 2-15:
- a CDS encoding lysophospholipid acyltransferase family protein, which yields MSHAWMPTSPCGDGCLTEGAATVSFPRRVLRFASAIGVVLAALLTAPLLLVLRGRGQERLVRTIFRSVLRAFGVKLIVQGGADFLAAPAGRGALVVNNHISWLDIVAINALRPMRALAKVEIGSWPVLGTLVRRGGSIFLDRERLRTLPDTMTELADALRSGSLVNVTPEGTTWCGLASGRFTTATFQAAIDGGVPVRPIALRYRLADGRETSMPAFIGPESLIASLRRVASLRGLVLEAHVCPEIAPGRAEDRRSLAALAEASVHSALGTVRIPVQGRRRVSPAPAAKVSVETATARPVHRAGSIA from the coding sequence ATGAGCCACGCCTGGATGCCGACGTCCCCGTGCGGCGACGGCTGCCTCACCGAGGGTGCCGCCACGGTCTCGTTCCCGCGTCGCGTGCTGCGCTTCGCCTCGGCGATCGGCGTGGTTCTGGCGGCCCTGCTGACGGCGCCGCTGCTGCTCGTGCTGCGCGGCCGGGGCCAGGAACGCCTGGTTCGGACCATTTTCCGCTCGGTGCTGCGCGCGTTCGGAGTGAAGCTGATCGTCCAGGGCGGCGCCGATTTCCTCGCCGCGCCCGCCGGCCGCGGCGCGCTGGTGGTGAACAACCACATCTCGTGGCTGGACATCGTCGCCATCAACGCGCTGCGTCCGATGCGCGCCCTCGCGAAGGTCGAGATCGGCTCCTGGCCGGTCCTCGGCACCCTCGTCCGCCGCGGCGGCAGCATCTTCCTGGACCGCGAACGTCTCCGCACGCTGCCCGACACCATGACCGAGCTCGCCGACGCCCTGCGCTCCGGTTCGCTCGTCAACGTCACCCCCGAAGGCACCACGTGGTGCGGCCTCGCCTCCGGCCGCTTCACCACGGCCACCTTTCAGGCCGCCATCGACGGTGGCGTGCCCGTCCGCCCCATCGCCTTGCGCTACCGCCTCGCCGACGGCCGCGAGACCAGCATGCCGGCCTTCATCGGGCCGGAGTCCCTCATCGCCTCCCTGCGGCGAGTGGCCTCGCTGCGCGGCTTGGTCCTCGAGGCGCACGTCTGCCCGGAGATCGCCCCGGGTCGTGCGGAGGATCGCCGCTCGCTCGCCGCCCTTGCGGAGGCCTCCGTGCACTCGGCTCTTGGGACGGTCCGGATCCCGGTCCAGGGCCGCCGTCGGGTGTCTCCGGCTCCTGCGGCGAAGGTTTCCGTCGAGACGGCCACGGCGCGCCCGGTTCACCGAGCCGGCTCTATCGCTTGA
- a CDS encoding GNAT family N-acetyltransferase translates to MTSSQLLVSTDQAGVELPADAPRYSLLVAHANEEVLAAQKLRHQVFAEEMGAHLNSLKPGLDVDYFDEFCDHLVVRDDKTGDIVGCYRMLPPERASQAGSLYSDSEFDLTALSGLRSTLVETGRSCVHPDHRSGAVVSLVWAGIARYMLLSGHRYLAGCASVPLSDGGSYAAGVWDVLRAKHYSDETRRVSPLHPWDSDSVVRPDRATLPPLIKGYVRLGAEVCGPPALDEDFGVADFFVLLDLHKIDERYLKFFLGVQV, encoded by the coding sequence ATGACGTCGTCTCAGCTCCTCGTCAGCACTGATCAGGCGGGTGTCGAGCTCCCGGCCGATGCGCCGAGGTACTCCCTGCTCGTGGCCCACGCGAACGAAGAAGTGCTCGCCGCGCAGAAGCTGCGGCACCAGGTTTTCGCCGAGGAGATGGGGGCCCACCTCAATTCCCTGAAGCCCGGCCTCGACGTCGACTACTTCGACGAATTCTGCGACCACCTCGTGGTGCGCGACGACAAGACCGGCGACATCGTCGGCTGCTACCGCATGCTGCCGCCGGAGCGCGCTTCGCAGGCCGGCAGCCTCTACTCCGACAGCGAATTCGACCTGACGGCCCTTTCCGGCCTGCGCTCGACGCTCGTGGAAACCGGCCGCTCCTGCGTGCACCCGGACCACCGCAGCGGCGCCGTCGTGAGCCTGGTGTGGGCGGGGATCGCGCGGTACATGCTGCTTTCCGGCCACCGCTACCTCGCCGGCTGCGCGTCCGTGCCACTGAGCGACGGCGGCAGTTACGCCGCCGGCGTCTGGGATGTGTTGCGCGCCAAGCACTACTCCGACGAGACGCGCCGCGTTTCGCCGCTGCACCCGTGGGATTCCGACTCTGTCGTCCGCCCCGACCGCGCCACGCTGCCGCCGCTGATCAAGGGCTACGTGCGGCTCGGCGCCGAGGTCTGCGGCCCGCCGGCGCTCGACGAGGACTTCGGCGTCGCCGACTTCTTCGTGCTGCTCGACCTGCACAAGATCGACGAGCGTTACCTCAAGTTCTTCCTCGGAGTGCAGGTATGA